The sequence GTGCCCGTATTTTCTGAATATTCCAATGTATAACTTCAGCCTTTGCAGCCCGTTTTTGCCTCAGTATGGTCCTTGTACGGAGAAGGCGAAGCCTTGCGATGTGATTAAATTGAAGGACTATGGTCCAGAGCCTTTTGTAGTAAATATTGAAGAAGCTGCAAAGCAAAACGACAATTTTCGCACGGCTTTGTGGACAGGAGAGCATTTGCAGCTTACATTAATGAGTATAAATGTCGGGGAAGACATAGGCCTCGAAATGCATCCTGACGTCGATCAATTCATACGTATAGAAGAAGGCCGCGGACTTGTTAAAATGGGCGACAGCAAAGATAATCTGGATTTTCAAAGAAATGTGCATGAAGACTGTATAATTATCATTCCTGCGGGGAAATGGCATAATCTGATAAACACAGGTAACAAACCGATAAAATTGTATTCCATTTATGCGCCGCCGAACCATCCTCACGGTACGGTTCATGTTACTAAAAAGGATGCCGGTGAGTAAGGTGTAAAGCCTAGTTAGAACCGATTTGTCAATTCAATATGTACACATACACTTTTCGTACTCCAAATTTCATGGCGGATTCATTTACTATGGATTCGCCAGGTTTGTCTTCTCCGAAAAATATATCAATTTTATTGCCTTTGATAAG comes from Acetivibrio thermocellus ATCC 27405 and encodes:
- a CDS encoding cupin domain-containing protein — translated: MYNTNNKWPYPCFSNAPLYTSHSMPHGMYGDKVYQCPYFLNIPMYNFSLCSPFLPQYGPCTEKAKPCDVIKLKDYGPEPFVVNIEEAAKQNDNFRTALWTGEHLQLTLMSINVGEDIGLEMHPDVDQFIRIEEGRGLVKMGDSKDNLDFQRNVHEDCIIIIPAGKWHNLINTGNKPIKLYSIYAPPNHPHGTVHVTKKDAGE